ACCCGTGTGATGAATCGTTGAACAGCGTTCTTTCAAGTAAACTAACCCTCATTGAATGTAATTTGCGATCGTTTCTTCGAGCTGCGTGAGATTTTCCACGACAAGCGTCGGTTGAATTTCCCACGGATCAAAAGTGATGTCAGGCGAGCGTTTTACCCAAACCGAGAGGAGGCCTGCGGAAATAGCGCCAATCACATCAAACGGATTGCTGGAAATGAGCCATGTTTCGGTGTTCCGCGATTTTGTGCGCCGCAAAAAGTGGCAATACACGGCAGGGTTGGGTTTGTAAGTTCTGATTTCATCCACGCTAATCACATCTTGAAAATAGCCTAAAATGCCAGCGCCGGCCAGCAATTGCGAGACATCTTCAGTTAGGCCATTTGAAAACGCAAACATTCTCGCCCCGATGGCGTCTAAAGTGGTCAATCCTTGTTTGGCCTCAGGAAAAGCCGGCAATTGTTTGTAAGCTTCCATAAGCGCATCTTTTGTCGCTTCTGATAGCGGGGCTTTGAAATGATTGGAAGCCGCTTCAAGCGCCTGGCGAGTGCAAAGATTGAAATTTTGATAATTTTGCATCAGGCCGCGCCGAAAGGAATATTCAAGCTGTTTTTCACGCCAAAAATGGCTAAACGCAACAGCTTCATCGCCAAGGTGTTGGGTTAAAGCCGCAACAACGCTGGTTGTATCGATCAGCGTGCCATAAACATCAAATGCAAGAGTGAGAGCCATAAGTTAATTTTGATTAGGGTTGTTACAGCCATAAAAATAAGAATTTATTTAGAATTCTTATTGAGCGCGTGTTGATTCCTTTTTTTGCGGATTTCTTGTGCACAACTTGCTATTTCAATTTAAAGCTATTATGATTCTTTTCGAATGCCGCGCATCACAGTGCATTGAAATTTCCATAAAGCGTGCCGGTCTGTGCCAAGTTTTGCTTTGGTTGCAAAAAGAAATATTTTCAAGAAGGAACAGCGCTGATTAGCAGCAGCTTATAAACCTGCTCCTTATAATCGCTCATAAACTCCTTTACGCTATGGATTTTAAGAAAAAGCCGATAAAAAAGAAGTCTATCACAGTTGCGTACTTTTATGAGCATCTCAGCTCGCGACTCAGTATCAAACTTAAAAAGCTAAATCAGGTTGATGAAGAAAAGCGCAAAATTTATGAGCGCGATATTCATCGGCCAGGCCTTGCGCTTGCGGGATTTACCAATCTTTTTACATATCGGCGTGTTCAAGTTTTTGGCAACACCGAAACCTGGTTTTTGAATCATCTTGGGACGGAAGAGCGAAAGCAAGCGTTCAGCAATATTACGCGCTACAAAGTGCCGTGCATTATTGTCACCAACAACAATAAGCTCGATCCAGAATTGGTGGAAATGGCTACCGAAGCCGGCATTCCGCTCTACAGAACTTCTCACACAACAACCAAATTTATTTATCTCATTACCGATTTTCTGGACGATCAGTTTTGTCATTATCAGCATTATCATGGATCGATGGTCGATGTGTATGGCGTGGGCATGTTTATTACCGGGCGAAGCGGTATTGGCAAATCGGAAGTTGCGCTGGACTTGATAGAACGCGGGCATCGGCTGGTGGCGGATGATTTGGTTGTTATTACGCGTAAGGGCGAATCGGTGTTGATGGCGTCGGGAACAGAGTTGGTTCGCCATTTTATGGAAATTCGCGGCTTGGGCATTATCGATGTGGAGGCCATGTTTGGCATTCGCGCGATTCGTCACCAAAAGCGTGTGGAAATTGTGGTAGAGCTGTTGGAATTTGAGCCAGGCAAAGAATTTGATAGAACGGGCTTGGAAAATAAATCGGTGGATATTTTGGGCGTCGAGGTGCCGCTGGTGCAGTTGCCTATTTATCCTGGAAAAAATATCACGGTAATTGCTGAGGTGGTGGCGTTAAATTATCTCCTCAAACATTATGGCTACGATGCCGCAGAAGAGTTTGATCGCCGAATTCAGCAGCAAATTGCGACTCGCGCGACGGTAAATAATCCAGCACAGCGTGCGGTGGAATATTTCGAACACGATTTTGAATAGCTTTTGTGAAAAAGTCCACATAATGCAAATGGCAGGAGCAATGGTGCTAAATTTTTTTCAGCCAGTTTGCCTCTGCCGTTTGCGCGCAACTTTCAAGTAGCAAATCTCGATTACACAACGCTTTCCCTGAATGAAGATCAACGGCGATTAAAAAATTACTAAATTCGCTATTTGGCGTGCCAAAAACACCAATGTGTGACTTGGCGCAAGCTGATTTTTTATTGATAAAACCTAACTTCTAATTTGTGGGGTGACTGGGGATTTTTTGAAGAAAAAAGAAAAAAAGACGGCGGTTGAACAAACAGGAAACGATTTGGTGGACTGCTTGATAGAAAACAACGATGATAAATTGAAATCCTCAGCGGTGCAAGACATGGCGGATGCGATTCTGGATGAGCCGCTTTGCGACGATGACTCGGTTGGCCGGCAAAGCCAAGCAGTTCATACAGCAGCAGCCGAAGAGAGAAGTAAAGCAACGAAAAAAATAATTACGCATTCAGCATCCATCGATAGTCACGAACGGCTTGATATCAAGCAGCAGCTGGAAGCGCTGATTTTTAGCAGCGATGAGTCGTTGTCTGCAAAAATGATTTTAG
Above is a window of Chloroherpeton thalassium ATCC 35110 DNA encoding:
- a CDS encoding haloacid dehalogenase type II, whose translation is MALTLAFDVYGTLIDTTSVVAALTQHLGDEAVAFSHFWREKQLEYSFRRGLMQNYQNFNLCTRQALEAASNHFKAPLSEATKDALMEAYKQLPAFPEAKQGLTTLDAIGARMFAFSNGLTEDVSQLLAGAGILGYFQDVISVDEIRTYKPNPAVYCHFLRRTKSRNTETWLISSNPFDVIGAISAGLLSVWVKRSPDITFDPWEIQPTLVVENLTQLEETIANYIQ
- the hprK gene encoding HPr(Ser) kinase/phosphatase, whose product is MDFKKKPIKKKSITVAYFYEHLSSRLSIKLKKLNQVDEEKRKIYERDIHRPGLALAGFTNLFTYRRVQVFGNTETWFLNHLGTEERKQAFSNITRYKVPCIIVTNNNKLDPELVEMATEAGIPLYRTSHTTTKFIYLITDFLDDQFCHYQHYHGSMVDVYGVGMFITGRSGIGKSEVALDLIERGHRLVADDLVVITRKGESVLMASGTELVRHFMEIRGLGIIDVEAMFGIRAIRHQKRVEIVVELLEFEPGKEFDRTGLENKSVDILGVEVPLVQLPIYPGKNITVIAEVVALNYLLKHYGYDAAEEFDRRIQQQIATRATVNNPAQRAVEYFEHDFE